In Mangrovibacterium diazotrophicum, the genomic stretch GGGGCGCATGAGGTTTGCGAGGTTGAAGAAATGCTGATGAACCCGAAAGAGATTGTTTATTTCGAAGACGAAGAATTAGACCGTTTCCAGGGAATTTCGCCCGATCGTTACAACGACACCCAAATCGAAGAATTCCGCGACGTGCTGTACACCTTGAAAGGCGATGAAATTAAAATCTGGCTACTCAGTATTGAACGTCGCCAGGTGCAACTGCCCAACATTTTGCGCTCGGAAGCTTTGATGTTAATTGCTGAGGCTTGATGACGCATCTTCAAAGAACAGTTCTTCTTTTATTTTTTTAATTCGATCCAGGGCATAGTTTATATTCACTCCACCCTCGCCCGCCGCTTTGGCATATTCGCGGTAATAGTGAAGTGCAATAACCTTGTTGGCGTTAAACTCTTCGTAAGTGGTAGCTATTTCAAACAGCAGCTCGTCTTTAGACGGATCAATTTCCAAGGCCTTTTTGTAAGCCAAAATCGAATCTTCAAACTTTCGTTGAAATCCGTAAACCTGACCCAAATGGTGATAAATTTCAGCCAGATAAGCGGGCGTAGCTGTTTCTACTGCCAGTTCCAGAAAACCGGCACTCTCATCAAAACGCTTCAATTTTTTGTAACATGCGCCCATGTAAAAATTCACAATCGGGTCATTCACAGTTACCTCATAACAGGGCTCAAGTGTCTGCAATGCTTTTTCCTCCTGCTTATCGAAATAGAGGCAAATACCGTAATTCTTCATTACATCCAGCGTAGAGTCGCCAACTGCCAAATAGTTTTCGTAAGCAAACAGTGCTTTGCCATATTCCTGAAAAGCGAAATAACTATCGGCTATTTTCAAAAGCAACGAGGGGTTCTTCGGGAAAAGATCCAGACCTCGCTCGCAAGTTACCACGGCGTTCGTCATTCGCTTTTGCTGGTTGTAAATGGTCGCCAGGTTTGTCCAGGTATTCAAATCATGTGATCCCTTTGCTGCGAGCTGCTCGTACAGTTTTACCGCCAAATCGTTTTTACCAATTCGGTATGCCGCGTAAGCGTAATAGCGATTGTAATATGTATTTGTTGAATCGCTTGCCCAAATCTCCTGATAGCACCGAAACGCATCCGGATAGGCCTTTAAACTGATATACGCCTGAGCGAGTTTCCCTTTCATCCGAACATCTGTTGGATCAATTGAAATGGCCTTTTTGAAATAGGTGACGGCATACAGATAGTTTCCCAAGGCTGAATGCGCATCGGCCAATTCTTCCCAGTAAATTGTATTGTTGGGTTCCAGTTTGCAGGCCTCATTTAAGGCACTGATCGCCGACTCGTAGTCCATCAATTTTTCGCAGACCAGCCCTTTCTTAAAGTACAAGCTGGCTTCGGGCGTCACATTCAGCTGCTGCTCGAGGCTATTCAACGCTTCTGAGTAATGTCGATTTAAGATTAGAAGATCTACTTCGTTTTGTGCCTTGCCGGAAGATACGATCATTAAAATCAGGCAGACGGGAAAGATGAATTTCATGTTTCTGGCTGGTTTTCGGTTTTTGTCAGGAGTTCGAGAGAAAAAAATCAGCCCACCCGTCATGAGCAGGCTGATCTATTTTGAGAATTGCTATTGCAATACAAAGCTGATTGGCACAGTGTAGTTAACAGCAACGGCCTCGCCACGCTGCTTTCCCGGAGTCCATTCTGGCAAAGACGAAACGACACGCAAAGCTTCTGTATCCAGACTTGTTTCTACTCCACGTGCGATTTTCGCATTCCTTACTTTGCCTGTTCTATCCACGACGAAACTGACATAGACTTTTCCTTGAATTCCTTTTTCCAAAGCCTGGGTCGGATATTTAACTTCGTTTGCAATGGCTGCGCGCAAAGCCGATTCTCCTCCCGGAAATTCAGGCATCTCATCGACGATGAAAAAGATTGGTTTTCCGTCAATTGTCTTGTCTACCTGTTCGCTTTTTGCAGACTTCTCTGAGGAGACAGTAGATGCCTCTATTTCTGTCTCTGTATTCGTTTTTCGAACAACCAGTTCGCCGTTTTCAAAAGATACAACCTCATAATCTGGTGAGTTTTTAAAGAATTCCAACGGATTATCAAACACACCGTTTGAATCGGAGTCTATATTTATAGCTGCCCGAGCATTTCCCCTTAGAAAAATGATTTTTTCCACTTTACTTTCGGTTATTTGCTCTTTATCCTCCTGCTTACACTCAACAGCAAATATTACAAGCAAACAACAGGCTAAGACTAATCCTCCAAACAGTTTTGCATGTGCTAATTTTGATGATTTTATTTGTGACATCATTTGAATTCGTTTTTTGATCAGAGAGTAATTAAAATTGTTGGCCAAATTGATTTGTGGCCCAACAAACTGCTGCAAAAGCAGCTTCTTATAATAACCGGGATTGGAGAAATGAGCCAGAACAGCCCTATCGGCCAGGTACTCATGATTCTCGCGCAACAAACGCTTCATCAACCAGAAAAACGGGTTGAACCACTGGAAAACGGTGAGCACTTCCAACACCAAAATATCGAAAGAATGTCCCTGCTTTACATGTTCAAACTCGTGAATCAGCATCTTGTCCCAGCCATCCTGAGTTTTCAGATTTTTGCCGGCAAATACATAGGAAAGAAAAGAGAAGGGTGTTACTTCGCGATCGAGTAAAACAAGCTTCATTCCGCCTTCGCGAATGACCTCGTTTTTATGAATGAGCCAGGAGATTTGGGCCAAACGCCATAGCAGGCGGAGTGCAAACAAACACACTCCAATTAAATAAATACCGATGATATAAGTACTGGCTGAAATCTCGCGTACAATGCTGGTTGACACTTCTGTTCCGTAAACAGAAACGGTTTCGAGCAAGTTACGGTAAGGCGTCACTGTGATCTCGTCCAACAGGACGGGCTGGCCTTCCCAAACACGTAAGTGCACGAACGGAAGCAAGGCTGAAAATGTCAATGCGAAAAGCAAAAACAAACGGTTGGTCCGAAAGAACGTTTCGCGTTGCAGAAACAGGAAGTACAGCAAAGTGAACAGTGCCAGACTAATTCCCGATTCGAAAATATAGTTTACGAAATCAACCATTGTTTTCCGGTTTATCGTCTTCCAAATCTTTTCCAACTTCGTTCATCAGGGCTTCCAGGTCCGAAAGACTCATGTTATCTTCCTTCGCGAAAAAAGAAACCATCTCCTGGAACGAGTTTCCAAAGTAGTTGCTTAAAAAATTTCTGAAATAGGTTTTGGTATAATCGCTCTTACTGATAAGCGGAAAATACCGGTGGGTCTTTCCAAAAGCTTCATGATCGACAAAACCTTTCTTTTCCAAAATACGAATGATGGTCGAAACCGTATTGTAGGCCGGCTTCGGTTCCGACATTTTTTCCAAAATGTCGTTCACAAACGCCTTGTCCAGTTTCCATAAAATCTGCATCACTTGTTCTTCTGCCTTGGTTAATTCTTTGATCATGATTACTTTTTGTTGTTTCGGATGAATTGTCTATCAAAATTAACTAAACAATTCGTCAATCAACTAATTTTTTAGTTAAAATGGCGAAAAAATTTTAAGGATCAGGTCGGATTAAAATGATTTGTTTCATAGTTGGATGATTTAATTTCTGAAACAAACCTACAACTAATATTTTAGTTTTCAAACTAATTTTATAGTTTTTAAACTATATGCTTAGTTTTTAACCATCAATTTCAGAGAATCACAACAGGAATAAAAGTGACAGAAGGCATTAGAAGGCAATTGGAGGTGATCAGAAACAATTGTATGGCTTTACACTTCTTATTGTTGCATTCAATCGCCTGCCATTGCTTACGATTGCTTCCAACCTACAAAGACTTTCGTCATAGCGTGCATCCAGATTCAAAAAAAAGGAGGCCTACCCTCTGGCAGACCCCCACGTTAGACTAAACGAAAGTGCTTACGCAGCAACTCTAAATTTTACTCTGATTGATCTTTTTTAGTGACTTTTTTAGACCTCATGATTTCGAACACTGTTCGTCTGTTCTCCTGATGCTTTTCTTCGGAGCAATCAACTCCGTCACCACATTCATTCACCAGTTGGCTTTCGCCCAGGCCTATTGTCTCAATCCGATTCCGGTCTATACCTTTACGAACAAGGTATTCCAAAGTTGCCTTAGCCCTTCGTTCAGAGAGTTTTTGGTTGTACTCATCTGTACCTCTGGAGTCAGTATGCGCTTCCAGTCGGATATCAATGTCAGGATATGTTTGCAATGCTTGAGCAATCCGGTCGAGTACGCGAGCTGCATCCGGCCGAATATTAAACTTATCGTAGTCGTAGTAAATATTATTCAAACCAATTCTTGTTCCGGCATCAAGCGGATACAGTTGGAAGTAGTAGAATAACTCACCCGGTTCCATTCCGTCAGTTGAGAATTCGATATCGGTTGACAAGAAATTAGCAGCTTCGGCCGATACCAGGTAATCGCGATCCGGTTGAATGTCTGCCTTGAAATAGCCGCTTGAATCGGTAAACGCTGTGTCAACAACCACGCCATCGCGAACGATTGTGATAGCCGATCCCGGAATTGGTTCGTCGCCCAAAATATTCACAACTTGTCCTCTCAGACGGTGTGAAGGATCCAGGTACAATACTTCTTCGCGATTCGCAAATTCACCTTCAGTTGTCAGGTTTATTTCCTGCTCTTTATCGTAGTACCCCAATTTCGTTGCGAGTAAATTGAAGCGTTCACCCATTTCGAGTTTCAGTGTAGTCCGCCCAACTGAATCGGTCATGTAAGAATCCACCACTTTACCTTTTGCATTTTTAGCGTCAACCTGTACTTCAGGAACGGGTTTTCCGGTGAAAGTTGACAGTACCAGCAATTCAATTTTATACTGGTCGGGAAGTACAATGTAAATATCATCGCCTCCCTGGCCGCCTCCGCGGTTTGAAGAGAAATAAGCATAACGCTCTGCTGGTCCGGGAACAAAGCCGAAATCATCTGCCTGCGAGTTGATATCATTGTCGAACGTTAAAACTTCGCTGGTTTTTCCTCCGGCGAACTTCGTGTAAAACACATCCAGACCGCCTTTTCCACCGTGACCGTCGGAGGTGAAAAACAGAGTCCCGTCAGCTTGCCAGAAAGGAAACATTTCCTTGCCCGCCGTATTCACACCTTCACCCAAATTAACAGGTGCCTGCCACTCGCCATTTTTGCGAACGGTGTAGTAAAGGTCGGTTCCACCAAAACCTCCGGGCATATCGCTGATGAAAACGAGCGTGTCGCCGGACGGATTCACTGTTGGGTGAGCTACAGAATAGTCTTTAGATGCAAACGGGAACTGGCCAACTTCAGTCCAACCACTACCGTTACGCTTGAACTCGGTAATCGCCAGGCGAACATTTTCTTTTTTGAATACAATGTTCTGCACATCGGTTTCCTCTTCGTAAGATTGGGTCAGGTACATCTCGCCGGTTGCCTGGCAGATGGACATCGGTCCTTCCTGAATCCGTGTTGTAATAACCGGAGTCCATTCGCCGCGCTTAGGCAAAGTACCGTCCGGTTGAATTGCAGATGAATAAACATCGTACAACAAATTGGCCTCGCTCTTTTTATCACCTTCAACTTTAACTTCCGAGTTATAGATGAGGTTTCCGCCATCGATAGCTGAAGCAAAATCGCTGGAAGGTGTATTTATTGTAGCATTTTTGACGCTGACTTTAACACCGTCGAATACTTTTTGAGTCTGGGCATACGTGCTAACCACAAAAAGCATTAAGGCTACACTGGTTAAAATTTTAACTTTCATAGGTCAAAGTTTTTGAGGTTAGAAATATCTGGGTGAAGTGAATGACTTAACAAGAGATCGCAATTCATAGGATATCATGATCTCGTGCGAACCATTTCCGTAAGATCCGATTTTGCCCAGGTTCAAGTCGTAAGCGTATCCTAAACGCAGTTTCTCGCTGATGATGAACTGAACGTTGCCGCCAAAGGCGCTACCTCCGCCGTTCCAGCTGGTTGAACGGAACATGCCGCCCAGCCAAAATTTCTCTTTAAACAAGAAACTTGCATTTAAGTCGTAAACGAAAGGTTGAGACTCGGAGTGGCGGAACATAACCGATGGTTTGAATTTAACCGAAGTTCCCATGTCGAATACATAGCCTGCAATCATGTCCATGTTCCGGTATTCAATATCGCTTTCATAGTCTCCAACTCCATTTTCAAAGTCGTTCTTCAATATTTTGGGAATTGAAAATCCGACATAGTATCGGGGAGCCGACAGGAACAAACCAACACCTGCATTGGGCATAAATTTCTCGCTGATTTCTCCCATAAAAGATTCATCTGTTTCATCGATAATCGAGTAACTCGATAAATAGTTTTTGTAGTTGGTAAAACCTGCCTTTAAACCAAGTCGCAAGCTTGCGTTATCACCGACTTTCAGTTTATAGGAATAATCGGTAAAGAACGCCAGGCGTTTTTCTTCGCCAATGTTATCACTAATTACTGAGAGACCTAAACCGATCCGTTCGTTGCGCAAGGGCGCCTGCACCGTAAAGGTGTGTGTCTCGGGAGCTCCGTCGAACCCGACCCACTGGTAGCGGCCAAGAACCATAAAACCTACGCATTCCCACGACCCTACATAAGCCGGGTTAAATGCTTGAATGTTGAACATGTACTGGCTGTACATGGGGTCATCCTGCTGACCGAATGAGCTCAGTGTGGTGCTGACAATCAATACGACACCGGCAGTTAGTTTGGCTAGATATTTCATCGCTTTCATCGTTCTTAAGTTTACCGTTTAACAAATACTGTCCCTTTGTGCACTATATTATCCAAGATCAGGATCACGAAATAGGTACCTTCAGGCACAATATCTCCGCTTCCTCCGACATTCGGCCGACCATCCCACCAAGCATCGGAAGTTCCCAATAACTGTTCATTTCCGTAGTCGTCCATTTCGAATAGTTTTGCGCCCCATCTGTTGTAGATTTCGATATGCGCATTCGAATACATATGAATACCGAGAACTTCGAGATAATCGTTTTTACCGTCACCGTTTGGCGAGAATGCGTTTGGAATTTTCAGAACATCGATCTGCGGATCGTGTCTCAGCGTTACAACTGCCTGGTCGCAAAGCTGTGCTCCTGCATTGTCACAAACCTCATATTCGAATGAGTCGTCACCGTAGTAGAACTCGTCCGGAGTATAAGTGAATGTTCCATCGGCGTTCCATACCAGCGTTCCGTGTTCCGGTTCAACTGTAATACTGGTTACCAATATTTCGTCGCCATCCGGATCGTAGTCGTTATCCAAAACATTCTTGTTTTCGTCGGTCATGATGAAGTCGTCATCAACAGCTACCGGCGGCATGTTTGTTTCGTCAACCGAGATGTAAACCGTTGCATTGCGGCAGAGTGTACTTCCCGACACGCAAATACTGTAAGTGAAGTTATCCGGTCCAACGTAGTCGGCATCCGGCGTGTAAGTGAACTCGCCACTTGCACTCATAGCCACAGTACCGTGAGTTGGTTGAATCTGCACTGACATTGTCGCGTCGTTGGCACTAATATTCACATCGTTGATGGATGCGTTTTTGGTGATCGCGTAATTTTTATCGGTTTCGTAAGCATCGTCTACTCCAAATACGCCACCATCCTGGTCTGAAGAAGCGTAGATCAACAGAACCTCAGCAGTTGCGGTACTTGAAGGATCGTTTTGTTTTTGAACCTCGTAAGTGAAGGTCACAACGCCTTCGTAGTTTGCAGGTGCGTTGTAAGTAAACTGACCGTTAGAACTCAATTGCAATTCACCAACTACCGGAGCAACGATTGGAGTTGTATTCACAACAAGTGCTCCTGCGTCCATATCGAAGTCATTCGCTAAAATATTGCCTTCCAACGGATATTCCGGAGCTTTTACTGCCATGTAGATGTCGGCATTGGCTACCGGCGGACGAACGTTCAGGTGATTTTTGTCAATCACTCTCAGGTAAACAATCGCCGGAGTCGATACTCCACTCACATTATCCATGATCGCGTATGTGAACTGGTCATCACCGCTGTACGATGCATCTGCTTCGTAAATGTATGTTCCGTCTTCGTTCAATGTCAGAATACCGTGGTCTGGATCAGTTAATTTAACTGCTATATGATCAGTATTCAGTCGCTTACCTGTTTCGCTTGAAACGATACTTTTCAGTCTTGAAACCTGTGCATCTTTTTCACCTGTAATAGAAGGACCTGACACAACGCCTGTTTCGTGGTAAACATCGTTGGTAAATACGTTACCGCCAGTTGCCATTCCCGAGAAGGTGTTGTTAATATCACCCATAGAAATCGGTGGATCGTAAACTGAAAGTATTTGAATGGTAACAGTTGCTGTTGAGCAGTAACCGTCAGCATCGCAAATTTGATAAGTGAAATTATCGGTTCCGAAGTAGTTCAGGTCGGGCAGATAAGTAATGGTACCATCGGCATTCACTGTTGTTGTACCATTTGAAGCATTGCTTACAATTGCCAATGTTGAAACATCGAGATTGTTGTCGCAATCCAGGTCGTTGGTCAATACATCGATTATCTCTTCTGTATCTTCTTCAATTACCCGGCCGTCAGCCACTGCTACAGGCTCAGACTTCAATGTAATTGTTTGGGTGCAAGTCGACTGGTTACCATTCACATCTGTAGCTGTCCAGGTTACAGTTGTTGTTCCGAATGGGTAAACAGCCGATGCATCATCCAAACCGTTGAAATCATTCACGATTGATTCAACGTTACAATTGTCGCTAGAATTTGGGGTGGGAACTGTAATCGCGTGATCACAGTCCGCTGAAGAAATTATTGTTTCTGAAATATCCCCGGCACAGGTAATTTCCGGTGCCTGGTTATCGATAACTACGATCGCCTGAGTACAGGTACTCATGTTACCGCTGCTATCGTATACAGTCCATGTTACATTTGTTGTGTCAACCGGGTACATGCCGCTGGCATCGCTGGTTCCATTGTAGTCGTTAATCAACTCGCCCAGTTCGTCGTTATCTGATACTGTAGGCGCTTCAATTTGTACCATAGCACCACACATACCGTCATCGGCAGTTACTTTAATTGTATCGGCTGAACAGCTGATTGTTGGCAACTGAATGTCGGTTACCTGAACCTGAACGCTACAACTTGCTTCGTTACCGGCAGCATCGGTCACCGTCCAAAGAATCTCGTGGAGACCTTTTGCCAAAGTCAATCCTGCCAGTGGCTCACCACCTGAAAGGTCGTTTACAATGCTCAGCAATTCAAGTACGTTATCTTTAAATTCTACATTGAATTCGTCTCCCAAAATGGTGTAGTAGCTTTGGCCTTCGTCTAACAAACGGGTGAAAACCAAATTCGGACAGATGATTTCCGGCAACTCAAGGTCGACAACCTGAACGGTTGTGGTACAAATTGATTCGTTTCCGGCTGCATCGATTGCTGTCCAGGTGATTGTATTTGTTCCAACCGGCAACTGAGCATTTGCCAAAGTTGCACTTTGGTTGAAATCGTTGACGATACTTGCTCCGGCAACATTGTCGCTGAAAGTCGCATCAAACTCAGTTGCTTGAACTGTGTAGTAATCGGCGCCCTCGTCGGTATTCCGAATAAAGCCCTCGCCTGCACAGCTAATTTCCGGTGCTTCGTCGTCGCTAACAGTTACAACCGTAGTACAGATTGCACTGTTACCAGCAGCGTCGGTTGCTGTCCAAATAACGGTTGTTTCACCTACCGGCAATGCTTCGCCAGCCAGGCTTGCTGTTCCGTTCAAGTCGTTGCTGATGCTTGCTCCGGCAACGTTATCGTTGAAAGTTGCATCAAACTCAGTTCCTTGAATAGTGTAAGTATCAACTCCCTCGTCTGTCATGCGTGCGAATGGTGAACCTGCAGCACAAGTGATTTCAGGATATTCATCGTCGCTTACAGTGACAACTGTAGTACAGCTTACACTATTACCAGCTGCATCGGTTGCGGTCCAAACAATCGAAGTTTCACCCACCGGCAATGCTTCGCCAGCCAGGCTTGCTGTTCCGTTCAAATCGTTACTGATACTTGCTCCGGCAACATTATCGCTGAAAGTTGCGTCGAATTCAGTTCCTTGAACTGTATAAGTATCAACTCCCTCGTCTGTCGTGCGTGCGAATGGTGAGCCCGCAGCACAAGTGATTTCAGGATTTTCATCATCACTTACCGTAACAACGGTAGTACAGTTTACACTGTTACCAGCTGCATCAGTTGCTGTCCAAACGATTGTTGTCTCACCTACCGGCAATGCTTCGCCAGCAACACTTGCTGTTCCGTTCAAATCGTTGCTGATACTTGCTCCGGCAACGTTGTCGCTGAATGTTGCATCGAATTCAGTTCCCTGAACCGTGTAGGTGTCTGCTCCGTCATCTGTCATGCGTGCGAATGGTGAACCCGCGGCACAAGTGATTTCAGGATCTTCATCATCACT encodes the following:
- a CDS encoding tetratricopeptide repeat protein — encoded protein: MKFIFPVCLILMIVSSGKAQNEVDLLILNRHYSEALNSLEQQLNVTPEASLYFKKGLVCEKLMDYESAISALNEACKLEPNNTIYWEELADAHSALGNYLYAVTYFKKAISIDPTDVRMKGKLAQAYISLKAYPDAFRCYQEIWASDSTNTYYNRYYAYAAYRIGKNDLAVKLYEQLAAKGSHDLNTWTNLATIYNQQKRMTNAVVTCERGLDLFPKNPSLLLKIADSYFAFQEYGKALFAYENYLAVGDSTLDVMKNYGICLYFDKQEEKALQTLEPCYEVTVNDPIVNFYMGACYKKLKRFDESAGFLELAVETATPAYLAEIYHHLGQVYGFQRKFEDSILAYKKALEIDPSKDELLFEIATTYEEFNANKVIALHYYREYAKAAGEGGVNINYALDRIKKIKEELFFEDASSSLSN
- a CDS encoding M56 family metallopeptidase yields the protein MVDFVNYIFESGISLALFTLLYFLFLQRETFFRTNRLFLLFALTFSALLPFVHLRVWEGQPVLLDEITVTPYRNLLETVSVYGTEVSTSIVREISASTYIIGIYLIGVCLFALRLLWRLAQISWLIHKNEVIREGGMKLVLLDREVTPFSFLSYVFAGKNLKTQDGWDKMLIHEFEHVKQGHSFDILVLEVLTVFQWFNPFFWLMKRLLRENHEYLADRAVLAHFSNPGYYKKLLLQQFVGPQINLANNFNYSLIKKRIQMMSQIKSSKLAHAKLFGGLVLACCLLVIFAVECKQEDKEQITESKVEKIIFLRGNARAAINIDSDSNGVFDNPLEFFKNSPDYEVVSFENGELVVRKTNTETEIEASTVSSEKSAKSEQVDKTIDGKPIFFIVDEMPEFPGGESALRAAIANEVKYPTQALEKGIQGKVYVSFVVDRTGKVRNAKIARGVETSLDTEALRVVSSLPEWTPGKQRGEAVAVNYTVPISFVLQ
- a CDS encoding BlaI/MecI/CopY family transcriptional regulator, with the translated sequence MIKELTKAEEQVMQILWKLDKAFVNDILEKMSEPKPAYNTVSTIIRILEKKGFVDHEAFGKTHRYFPLISKSDYTKTYFRNFLSNYFGNSFQEMVSFFAKEDNMSLSDLEALMNEVGKDLEDDKPENNG
- a CDS encoding OmpA family protein — protein: MKVKILTSVALMLFVVSTYAQTQKVFDGVKVSVKNATINTPSSDFASAIDGGNLIYNSEVKVEGDKKSEANLLYDVYSSAIQPDGTLPKRGEWTPVITTRIQEGPMSICQATGEMYLTQSYEEETDVQNIVFKKENVRLAITEFKRNGSGWTEVGQFPFASKDYSVAHPTVNPSGDTLVFISDMPGGFGGTDLYYTVRKNGEWQAPVNLGEGVNTAGKEMFPFWQADGTLFFTSDGHGGKGGLDVFYTKFAGGKTSEVLTFDNDINSQADDFGFVPGPAERYAYFSSNRGGGQGGDDIYIVLPDQYKIELLVLSTFTGKPVPEVQVDAKNAKGKVVDSYMTDSVGRTTLKLEMGERFNLLATKLGYYDKEQEINLTTEGEFANREEVLYLDPSHRLRGQVVNILGDEPIPGSAITIVRDGVVVDTAFTDSSGYFKADIQPDRDYLVSAEAANFLSTDIEFSTDGMEPGELFYYFQLYPLDAGTRIGLNNIYYDYDKFNIRPDAARVLDRIAQALQTYPDIDIRLEAHTDSRGTDEYNQKLSERRAKATLEYLVRKGIDRNRIETIGLGESQLVNECGDGVDCSEEKHQENRRTVFEIMRSKKVTKKDQSE
- a CDS encoding PorP/SprF family type IX secretion system membrane protein — encoded protein: MKAMKYLAKLTAGVVLIVSTTLSSFGQQDDPMYSQYMFNIQAFNPAYVGSWECVGFMVLGRYQWVGFDGAPETHTFTVQAPLRNERIGLGLSVISDNIGEEKRLAFFTDYSYKLKVGDNASLRLGLKAGFTNYKNYLSSYSIIDETDESFMGEISEKFMPNAGVGLFLSAPRYYVGFSIPKILKNDFENGVGDYESDIEYRNMDMIAGYVFDMGTSVKFKPSVMFRHSESQPFVYDLNASFLFKEKFWLGGMFRSTSWNGGGSAFGGNVQFIISEKLRLGYAYDLNLGKIGSYGNGSHEIMISYELRSLVKSFTSPRYF
- a CDS encoding HYR domain-containing protein translates to CTAVVTVEDKVAPAVECQNITVQLDETGNVSITAADVTKSASDACGITSSVIDNDTFTCDNVGSNNVELTVTDVNGNSSICTATVTVEDNIDPTVTAAEDVVTTTSADATGDCTVDVAIADAVINDNCSSVLTWEMTGVTTGSGIGQIGTATFNIGLTTITYTLTDASSNTAQDVMTVTVTDDEDPTISCAPNQVQTTDEGEAEASVIVVSPSTSDNCSVQSVVNDRTGTENASGVYPLGTTTVTWTVTDGSGNTSTCQQTIKVTDDEPPTIECAVTSQTQTADTGVCQAAVTVVTPNASDNNMVVSLVNDYNNTSDASDTYPVGTTTVTWTVTDDTGNTSTCSQDVIVTDDEAPAITCATDQTQTADAGVANAAVIVTAPVTSDNCGVAAIVNDYNNTADASDTYPVGTTTITWTVTDIHGNTNTCVQNITVTDDEDPTINCSVSSQTQTADAGVCAAAVTIVPPTVNDNTAVATVINDYNGAADASDTYPVGTTTITWTVTDIHGNTNQCSQDVVVTDDEDPSITCAGDQTQTADAGVPNAAVVVSAPATSDNCGVAGVVNDYNNTADASDTYPVGTTTITWTVTDIHGNTSTCVQNITITDDENPEINCAAGSPFARMTDDGVDTYTIQGTEFDATFSDNVEGASISNDLNGTETVAGEALPVGETTIVWTAIDAAGNSATCTTVINVSDDEDPEITCAAGSPFARMTDDGVDTYMVQGTEFDATFSDNVAGASISNDLNGTASLAGEALPVGETTITWTATDVAGNSAICTTVVTVSDDEDPEITCAAGSPFARMTDDGADTYTVQGTEFDATFSDNVAGASISNDLNGTASVAGEALPVGETTIVWTATDAAGNSVNCTTVVTVSDDENPEITCAAGSPFARTTDEGVDTYTVQGTEFDATFSDNVAGASISNDLNGTASLAGEALPVGETSIVWTATDAAGNSVSCTTVVTVSDDEYPEITCAAGSPFARMTDEGVDTYTIQGTEFDATFNDNVAGASISNDLNGTASLAGEALPVGETTVIWTATDAAGNSAICTTVVTVSDDEAPEISCAGEGFIRNTDEGADYYTVQATEFDATFSDNVAGASIVNDFNQSATLANAQLPVGTNTITWTAIDAAGNESICTTTVQVVDLELPEIICPNLVFTRLLDEGQSYYTILGDEFNVEFKDNVLELLSIVNDLSGGEPLAGLTLAKGLHEILWTVTDAAGNEASCSVQVQVTDIQLPTISCSADTIKVTADDGMCGAMVQIEAPTVSDNDELGELINDYNGTSDASGMYPVDTTNVTWTVYDSSGNMSTCTQAIVVIDNQAPEITCAGDISETIISSADCDHAITVPTPNSSDNCNVESIVNDFNGLDDASAVYPFGTTTVTWTATDVNGNQSTCTQTITLKSEPVAVADGRVIEEDTEEIIDVLTNDLDCDNNLDVSTLAIVSNASNGTTTVNADGTITYLPDLNYFGTDNFTYQICDADGYCSTATVTIQILSVYDPPISMGDINNTFSGMATGGNVFTNDVYHETGVVSGPSITGEKDAQVSRLKSIVSSETGKRLNTDHIAVKLTDPDHGILTLNEDGTYIYEADASYSGDDQFTYAIMDNVSGVSTPAIVYLRVIDKNHLNVRPPVANADIYMAVKAPEYPLEGNILANDFDMDAGALVVNTTPIVAPVVGELQLSSNGQFTYNAPANYEGVVTFTYEVQKQNDPSSTATAEVLLIYASSDQDGGVFGVDDAYETDKNYAITKNASINDVNISANDATMSVQIQPTHGTVAMSASGEFTYTPDADYVGPDNFTYSICVSGSTLCRNATVYISVDETNMPPVAVDDDFIMTDENKNVLDNDYDPDGDEILVTSITVEPEHGTLVWNADGTFTYTPDEFYYGDDSFEYEVCDNAGAQLCDQAVVTLRHDPQIDVLKIPNAFSPNGDGKNDYLEVLGIHMYSNAHIEIYNRWGAKLFEMDDYGNEQLLGTSDAWWDGRPNVGGSGDIVPEGTYFVILILDNIVHKGTVFVKR